The following are from one region of the Nostoc cf. commune SO-36 genome:
- a CDS encoding adenylosuccinate synthase, producing MANVIVIGAQWGDEGKGKITDLLSRSADVVVRYQGGVNAGHTIVVKGQTFKLHLIPSGILYPNTDCIIGCGTVIDPQILIAELDQLKELNISTDHLLISETAHVTMPYHRLIDQASEERRGSHKIGTTGRGIGPTYADKSERTGIRVLDLMDPDGLREQLEWTINYKNVILEKLYNLPPLDPQEVIEQYLGYAERLRPHVVDTSLKISDAIQRRRNILFEGAQGTLLDLDHGTYPYVTSSNPVAGGACVGTGVGPTMIDRVIGVSKAYTTRVGEGPFPTELHGELGELLCDRGAEFGTTTGRKRRCGWFDAVIGRYAVRINGMDCMALTKLDVLDELEEIQVCVAYNIDGERSEHFPTSSRKFARCRPIYKTLPGWKVSTTHCRTLEDLPQQALDYVKFLAGLMEVPIAIVSLGASRDQTIIVEDPIHGPKRALLHPDGTPASLLSA from the coding sequence TTGGCTAACGTCATTGTCATAGGTGCCCAATGGGGCGATGAAGGAAAAGGTAAAATAACTGACTTACTCAGCCGTTCAGCGGATGTTGTGGTGCGTTATCAAGGGGGTGTCAATGCTGGACACACGATTGTAGTCAAAGGTCAGACCTTTAAACTGCACTTGATTCCCTCTGGTATCTTGTATCCAAATACCGATTGCATTATCGGCTGTGGAACAGTCATCGATCCACAGATTTTGATCGCAGAACTCGACCAACTAAAAGAATTAAATATTTCCACTGACCACCTGCTGATATCTGAGACAGCCCACGTAACCATGCCTTATCATCGGTTGATTGACCAGGCATCTGAAGAGCGACGGGGAAGCCATAAGATCGGCACAACGGGTCGGGGCATTGGGCCGACTTATGCTGACAAATCTGAACGTACAGGGATTCGGGTTTTAGACTTGATGGATCCTGATGGGCTACGTGAGCAGTTGGAGTGGACGATTAATTATAAAAACGTCATTTTAGAAAAGCTTTACAACTTGCCGCCTCTAGATCCACAAGAGGTGATTGAACAGTATTTGGGGTATGCAGAACGCTTGCGGCCTCACGTTGTTGATACATCATTGAAAATATCCGATGCCATTCAGCGACGGCGCAATATTTTGTTTGAAGGCGCACAAGGTACGCTTTTAGACTTAGATCATGGAACTTATCCTTATGTCACCTCCTCTAATCCTGTGGCAGGGGGGGCTTGCGTTGGTACAGGGGTAGGGCCGACAATGATTGACCGGGTAATTGGAGTGTCGAAAGCCTATACGACACGGGTGGGAGAAGGGCCATTTCCTACGGAATTACATGGAGAGTTGGGAGAATTATTGTGCGATCGCGGTGCTGAATTTGGCACAACCACCGGACGCAAACGGCGCTGTGGCTGGTTTGATGCTGTCATTGGTCGCTATGCCGTGCGGATTAATGGCATGGATTGTATGGCACTCACTAAACTAGATGTTCTTGATGAATTAGAGGAAATCCAAGTTTGTGTTGCATACAACATAGATGGCGAGCGCAGCGAACACTTCCCTACCAGTTCCCGTAAATTTGCTAGATGTCGCCCCATCTACAAAACCTTACCAGGATGGAAAGTGTCAACAACTCATTGCCGTACTCTAGAAGACTTGCCACAGCAAGCACTGGACTACGTAAAATTCTTAGCCGGATTGATGGAAGTCCCGATTGCGATCGTCTCGCTAGGAGCCAGCCGCGATCAAACCATAATCGTAGAAGACCCCATCCACGGCCCCAAACGCGCTTTATTGCACCCTGATGGCACACCTGCAAGCTTGCTAAGTGCGTAA
- a CDS encoding 50S ribosomal protein L25/general stress protein Ctc: MAITVESQKRPEGSKPRALRRAGLIPANLYGHKGTESISLTIEAKTVERLLKRASVNNTLIELNIADAPWRGKTLLRELQIHPAKGTPYHLSFFAVAGHGDTTVGVRLRFVGTAIGVKQEGGVLDTVISELQVSCAPENIPDVIEIDVSNLQIGDSLSISDIPFPEGVTPLAESERLVVSVLPPQISAEDAGTETETEAAS; encoded by the coding sequence ATGGCTATTACAGTCGAATCTCAAAAACGTCCAGAAGGCAGCAAGCCAAGAGCTTTGCGCCGTGCTGGATTGATACCTGCCAATTTGTATGGTCATAAGGGTACAGAATCCATTTCTTTGACCATTGAAGCTAAAACTGTTGAGCGTTTGCTCAAAAGAGCTTCCGTTAACAACACCTTGATTGAGTTGAATATTGCTGATGCACCTTGGCGCGGCAAAACCTTGCTGCGGGAACTTCAAATCCATCCAGCCAAAGGTACGCCTTACCACCTCAGCTTTTTCGCGGTTGCTGGACATGGGGACACCACTGTAGGAGTACGGCTGCGTTTTGTGGGCACTGCTATTGGTGTTAAACAAGAGGGTGGTGTGTTAGACACCGTAATCTCTGAATTGCAAGTGAGTTGTGCGCCAGAAAACATCCCAGATGTAATCGAAATCGATGTCTCTAACCTGCAAATTGGAGACAGCTTGAGTATTAGTGATATACCCTTTCCTGAAGGTGTAACACCTCTAGCTGAATCAGAGCGACTTGTTGTGAGCGTTTTGCCACCACAAATTAGCGCTGAAGATGCTGGGACAGAAACTGAAACTGAAGCAGCTTCTTAA
- a CDS encoding bifunctional aminoglycoside phosphotransferase/ATP-binding protein translates to MTEATLPAFIEQMLQPGFYPHPVTEPIQLIQTHISYVLLTGDYAYKLKKPMNFGFLDFSTLEKRQHFSQEELRLNQRGAGELYLEVLPITLVGEQYQLGGTDEPVEYALKMRQFPQESLLSTLFEQGKLNETHLEELGRVVAQYHAEAQTNDYIRTFGEVPNVRAAFDENYQQTEKYVGGPQTQAQFIETKQYTDSFFAERPELFASRIHNEYIRECHGDLHLRNIALWHDKILLFDCIEFNEPFRFVDVMYDVAFTVMDLEARQRKDLGNAFLNAYIEQTGDWEGLQLLPLYLSRQAYVRAKVTSFLLDDPSVPATVKEEATKTAADYYKQAWEYTKPNQGQLILMSGLSGSGKSTTARNLARQQGAIHLRSDAVRKHLGGIPLWEKGGDDLYTPEMTEKTYSWLLELGILLARQGFSVILDAKYDRQQLRQEAIAQATKHQLPIQIIQCTAPLEVLKERLNNRTGDIADATADLLASQIKQAEPFTEEEQPYVKIFDTTQAQQAQLR, encoded by the coding sequence ATGACAGAAGCGACTCTTCCAGCTTTTATTGAGCAAATGTTGCAACCTGGATTTTATCCCCATCCGGTAACAGAACCTATTCAACTCATTCAAACCCACATTTCTTATGTGTTGCTGACTGGGGATTACGCCTATAAACTAAAAAAACCGATGAATTTTGGTTTTTTAGACTTTTCCACCTTAGAGAAGCGACAACATTTTTCTCAGGAAGAGTTGCGGTTAAATCAACGGGGTGCTGGTGAACTATATTTAGAAGTTTTGCCCATAACTTTAGTAGGAGAGCAATACCAGTTAGGGGGAACTGATGAACCTGTAGAATATGCACTAAAGATGCGTCAGTTTCCGCAAGAGTCGCTATTAAGTACACTGTTTGAACAGGGCAAGTTGAACGAGACACACCTAGAGGAGTTGGGACGGGTGGTGGCTCAATATCATGCCGAAGCACAGACGAATGATTACATTCGTACTTTTGGTGAAGTCCCAAATGTTCGGGCTGCCTTTGATGAGAATTATCAGCAAACTGAGAAGTATGTTGGTGGCCCCCAGACGCAGGCACAGTTTATAGAAACAAAGCAATATACAGATAGCTTTTTTGCCGAACGTCCAGAATTGTTTGCTAGCAGAATTCACAACGAATATATTCGTGAATGTCACGGGGATTTACACCTGAGAAATATTGCCTTGTGGCACGATAAAATTTTGCTGTTCGATTGCATTGAGTTTAATGAGCCGTTTCGCTTTGTCGATGTGATGTACGATGTGGCGTTCACGGTGATGGATTTGGAAGCGCGGCAGCGTAAAGATTTGGGTAATGCGTTTTTAAATGCCTACATAGAGCAAACTGGAGACTGGGAAGGCTTACAGTTGCTGCCGTTGTATTTAAGTCGTCAGGCTTATGTCCGGGCAAAGGTAACTTCGTTTTTGCTAGATGATCCGAGTGTACCCGCAACTGTAAAAGAAGAAGCGACAAAAACTGCTGCTGACTATTACAAACAGGCTTGGGAATACACTAAACCAAACCAGGGACAACTAATTTTGATGTCCGGGTTGTCGGGTTCTGGCAAAAGTACCACAGCAAGGAATTTAGCGCGTCAACAGGGAGCGATTCACCTGCGTTCTGATGCAGTGCGGAAACATTTAGGGGGAATTCCCTTATGGGAAAAGGGTGGCGATGATTTATATACCCCTGAGATGACCGAAAAAACTTACTCATGGCTGTTGGAATTGGGAATTCTACTGGCTAGACAAGGTTTTTCGGTGATTTTAGATGCTAAATATGATAGACAGCAGTTACGGCAAGAAGCGATCGCACAAGCTACAAAGCACCAACTTCCTATTCAGATTATCCAATGCACAGCACCGCTTGAAGTTCTAAAAGAGCGTTTGAACAATCGCACTGGTGATATTGCTGATGCCACCGCCGATTTATTGGCCTCACAAATCAAACAAGCTGAACCTTTTACTGAAGAAGAACAACCTTACGTAAAGATTTTCGATACAACTCAAGCACAACAGGCACAATTAAGATAA
- a CDS encoding YdcF family protein, with translation MFLYLSKLLPLFFYPLGLACVSLVVALVTLRKRPRTAAIAIAFALTLLLFCSNAWIAKSLVRSLEWQYLPPAQMPVAEAIVVLGGATKSAFPPRATVDLSEAGDRVIYAAQLYRQKKAPIIILSGGRIDWRGSGSPESADMATILTSIGIPSEAIVQEPDSLNTYQNAVNVRKILSSRGIRQILLVTSAMHIPRSLRIFQRQGINAIPAPTDFLVSEGELQELGSTPKAAILNLLPDTDNLHQFTIALKEYIGSFVYRLRGWL, from the coding sequence ATGTTTTTATATTTATCCAAGTTACTGCCACTATTTTTTTATCCACTAGGATTAGCCTGTGTAAGTTTGGTAGTTGCATTAGTAACTTTGAGGAAACGACCGAGGACTGCTGCGATCGCAATTGCTTTTGCCCTCACTTTATTGCTATTTTGCAGTAATGCTTGGATTGCTAAATCATTAGTGCGATCGCTTGAATGGCAATATCTTCCACCCGCTCAAATGCCAGTTGCAGAAGCGATTGTGGTTTTGGGTGGTGCAACTAAATCAGCTTTTCCCCCAAGAGCTACCGTCGATTTGAGTGAAGCAGGCGATCGCGTCATCTACGCTGCACAACTATATCGCCAAAAAAAAGCACCTATAATCATTCTCAGTGGTGGTCGCATTGATTGGCGTGGGAGTGGTTCACCAGAGTCGGCAGATATGGCAACAATCCTCACATCTATTGGTATTCCATCTGAGGCGATTGTCCAAGAACCTGATTCTCTCAATACTTATCAAAATGCTGTAAATGTCCGAAAAATTTTGTCATCTCGTGGCATTCGTCAGATATTATTAGTAACTTCGGCAATGCATATACCGCGATCGCTTCGGATTTTCCAGCGTCAAGGAATCAATGCCATTCCTGCACCTACTGACTTTCTTGTTAGTGAAGGTGAGTTGCAAGAACTCGGCAGCACTCCCAAAGCCGCTATACTGAATTTATTACCTGATACCGACAACTTGCACCAATTTACCATCGCTTTAAAAGAGTACATTGGTTCTTTTGTTTATCGCTTACGCGGTTGGCTCTAA
- a CDS encoding ferredoxin-thioredoxin reductase variable chain yields the protein MKVGDRVRVKDSVVVYHHPEHRNQAFDIKGIEGDVIGIASQWRDRPVSANLPIVVQFTKKFKAHLRENELEII from the coding sequence ATGAAAGTTGGCGATCGCGTCCGTGTTAAAGATTCGGTAGTAGTGTATCATCATCCTGAACATCGGAATCAGGCTTTTGACATCAAAGGCATAGAAGGTGATGTAATAGGTATTGCCAGCCAATGGCGAGACAGACCTGTAAGCGCTAATCTGCCGATTGTAGTCCAGTTTACTAAAAAGTTTAAAGCCCATTTACGTGAAAATGAGTTAGAAATCATCTAA